A single region of the Sorghum bicolor cultivar BTx623 chromosome 9, Sorghum_bicolor_NCBIv3, whole genome shotgun sequence genome encodes:
- the LOC110430220 gene encoding dnaJ protein ERDJ2, which yields MAAAEENSSLFLIFILTMIALPLVPYTILRLCRAASEKAKTIHCRCSGCHRSGKYRKSIYKRISNFSTCSNLTIVLLWIVMIFLVYYIKHVSREVQVFEPFSILGLESGASESEIKKSYRRLSIQYHPDKNPDPEAHKYFVEYISKAYQALTDPISRENYEKYGHPDGRQGMQMGIALPKFLLNIDGASGGIMLLGIVGFCILLPLMIAVIYLSRSSKYTGNYVMHQTLSTYYYFMKPSLAPSKVMDVFIKAAEYMEMPVRRSDDEPLQKLFVAVRSELNLDLKNIKTEQAKFWKQHPSLVKMELLIQAHLTCESFSLTPALLKDYRHMLELAPRLLEELVKIAVLPRNPHGFGWLRPAIGVIELSQNIVQAVPLSARKASGGNSEGIAPFLQLPHFTEATVKKIARKKIRAFQELCDMSVEDRAALLTQVAGLSEEQARDVELVLEMIPSIEVDIKCETEGEEGIQEGDVVTMYAWVSLQRRNGLTAALPHCPNFPFHKEENFWLLLADVASNDVWLSQKVSFMDEATAITAASKAIQETQEALGASAKEIGNAVKEAVDRVKKGSRLVMGKFQAPAEGTHNLTSFCLCDCWIGCDTKTSFKLKVLKRSRAGTRGHVPEEGPAAATEDGIEEEEEEEEEEYDDYESEYSDDEEDDKNKGKGKGKVVNGSAHQGAESDIDSGSDE from the exons ATGGCGGCCGCAGAGGAGAATAGCTCGCTGTTCCTGATTTTCATCCTCACCATGATCGCGCTGCCCCTCGTGCCCTACACGATCCTGCGTCTGTGTCGCGCTGCTTCCGAGAAGGCCAAGACCATCCACTGCCGCTGCTCGGGTTGCCACCGCTCCGGCAAGTACCGCAAGTCGATCTACAAGAGG ATATCCAACTTCTCCACGTGCAGTAACCTAACCATCGTTCTGCTCTGGATTGTTATGATATTCCTGGTTTACTACATAAAGCATGTTAGCCGTGAG GTCCAAGTTTTTGAGCCTTTCAGTATTCTTGGACTGGAATCTGGGGCATCTGAATCTGAGATCAAGAAATCATATAGGAGGCTTTCTATTCAGTACCATCCTGATAAAAATCCTGATCCAG AGGCTCATAAGTACTTCGTTGAATATATATCCAAGGCATATCAAGCATTAACTGATCCTATATCTCGCGAGAATTATGAGAAATATGGTCACCCTGATGGGCGGCAG GGGATGCAAATGGGCATTGCTTTGCCCAAGTTTTTACTAAATATTGATGGTGCATCTGGTGGGATAATGCTTCTTGGAATAGTCGGGTTTTGTATATTATTGCCTTTGATGATAGCTGTTATTTATTTGTCAAGATCGTCAAAATATACCGGGAACTATGTCATGCATCAAACACTGTCCACTTACTACTACTTTATGAAGCCATCTCTTGCTCCAAG CAAAGTTATGGATGTCTTCATCAAGGCTGCCGAATATATGGAGATGCCAGTTCGACGCAGTGATGATGAACCCCTGCAAAAATTGTTTGTAGCTGTTAGAAGTGAGTTAAATCTGGACTTAAAGAACATTAAGACAGAACAAGCAAAATTCTGGAAGCAGCATCCATCACTAGTAAAG ATGGAACTGCTGATTCAGGCGCATCTCACGTGTGAGTCATTTTCTTTGACCCCAGCACTTCTTAAAGATTACAGACATATGCTTGAACTTGCACCTCGTCTTCTGGAAGAACTTGTTAAG ATTGCAGTTCTACCAAGGAATCCCCATGGTTTTGGATGGCTCCGGCCTGCAATTGGTGTTATTGAGCTTTCTCAAAATATTGTCCAG GCTGTACCACTAAGTGCACGAAAAGCTAGTGGAGGTAACTCGGAAGGAATAGCACCTTTCTTGCAGCTTCCGCATTTCACAGAAGCAACTGTGAAAAAGATTGCTCGTAAG AAAATCCGTGCCTTCCAAGAACTTTGTGACATGTCTGTGGAGGATCGTGCTGCATTGCTCACACAAGTTGCTGGGCTTTCTGAAGAACAAGCCCGCGATGTGGAGCTTGTCctggagatgattccttctattGAAGTAGACATTAAATGCGAGACTGAAGGTGAAGAGGGCATTCAAGAGGGTGATGTGGTGACAATGTATGCTTGGGTCTCACTACAACGGCGTAATGGACTTACTGCTGCTCTTCCCCATTGTCCCAACTTCCCGTTCCACAAGGAAGAAAACTTCTGGCTGCTTCTAGCTGATGTGGCATCTAATGATGTCTGGTTGTCACAGAAagtcagcttcatggatgaggCCACTGCCATAACTGCAGCATCAAAAGCTATACAAGAGACCCAGGAAGCACTAGGTGCAAGTGCAAAGGAAATAGGAAATGCAGTTAAGGAGGCAGTTGACAGGGTGAAGAAAGGCAGTAGGCTGGTAATGGGCAAGTTCCAAGCCCCAGCAGAGGGTACTCACAACCTCACCTCTTTTTGTTTGTGCGACTgttggataggctgtgacacCAAGACCAGCTTCAAGCTCAAGGTGCTGAAGCGCAGCCGTGCTGGAACAAGAGGCCATGTGCCTGAAGAAGGGCCAGCGGCAGCCACAGAGGATGGTattgaggaggaagaggaggaagaggaagaggagtaTGATGACTATGAGAGCGAGTACAGTGATGACGAGGAGGACGACAAGAACAAGGGGAAAGGGAAGGGGAAGGTCGTGAACGGATCGGCCCATCAAGGGGCTGAATCTGATATAGATTCAGGCAGCGATGAGTGA